The following are encoded together in the Onychostoma macrolepis isolate SWU-2019 chromosome 03, ASM1243209v1, whole genome shotgun sequence genome:
- the LOC131538081 gene encoding RING finger protein 222, with amino-acid sequence MDEEAQDSECPVCYESLSDSTRTLSCGHHFCHDCLVRTLLNTSLNGSIKRDNIICPVCRHLTFITKLHGFTVSTAEAKRIEKTLEVPPLPSPVFPVGSHTGGLGCICRCLRSISACRLCRRRLVCPKDASEVFIISELGRPMAEGDVIDLGTTSAMQQDYSSNGQRLCTISCCLLILMITFSLLALVAATLPWVLLA; translated from the coding sequence ATGGACGAGGAGGCTCAAGACAGCGAGTGTCCGGTGTGTTACGAGAGTCTTTCGGACAGCACCAGGACGCTGAGCTGCGGGCATCACTTCTGCCATGACTGCTTAGTACGAACTCTGCTGAACACCAGCCTGAACGGATCCATTAAACGGGACAATATCATCTGCCCCGTCTGTAGACACCTGACATTCATCACAAAGCTCCACGGATTCACAGTCTCAACGGCTGAAGCCAAAAGGATCGAAAAGACACTGGAAGTACCGCCTCTGCCCTCTCCTGTGTTCCCTGTTGGGTCTCACACTGGAGGTCTTGGCTGTATCTGCAGGTGTCTGAGGAGTATTTCAGCATGCAGACTATGTAGAAGAAGACTCGTCTGTCCTAAAGACGCTTCAGAAGTGTTCATCATCAGTGAGCTGGGTCGACCCATGGCAGAGGGTGATGTTATTGATTTGGGGACAACTTCAGCCATGCAGCAGGACTACAGCAGCAACGGACAGAGGCTTTGCACCATCTCCTGCTGCCTTCTGATCCTAATGATCACTTTCAGCTTACTGGCTCTGGTGGCTGCCACACTTCCTTGGGTTTTGTTGGCTTAA